One stretch of Juglans microcarpa x Juglans regia isolate MS1-56 chromosome 3D, Jm3101_v1.0, whole genome shotgun sequence DNA includes these proteins:
- the LOC121256210 gene encoding probable pinoresinol-lariciresinol reductase 3 isoform X1 — MGKSRILIIGATGKLGYNLAKASLEFSHPTFALVRDSAFSDPLKFHKLEFLSNAGATLLKGSLQDEASLVEAIKQVDVVICAISSKQVLDQKLLISAIKQACSIKRFIPSEFGLDPDKVQISDMDYNFYSQKAEIRRLVEAEGIPYTYISCNYFMSFLLPSLVQPDLETPPRDNVTIFGNGNTKGVFVKESDVATFTISSVDDPRTLNKVLYLRPPGNVHSMNELVAIWETKIGKKLKKIYVPEEELLRKIKEVPYPDNMKMIFIYSTFVKGDHTYFDIESSGGVDGTKLYPQLKYTTISEFLDTQLIGAGTRNVSTSSV; from the exons atggggaagAGCAGAATACTTATAATCGGAGCGACAGGAAAGCTTGGCTACAATTTGGCCAAAGCCAGCCTTGAATTCTCTCACCCAACATTTGCTCTCGTAAGAGACTCTGCCTTCTCTGACCCCCTCAAATTTCACAAGCTCGAGTTCCTCTCCAATGCCGGAGCCACACTCCTCAAG gGCTCGCTGCAAGATGAAGCGAGCCTCGTGGAGGCGATAAAGCAAGTGGATGTGGTCATTTGTGCTATTTCTTCTAAACAAGTTCTCGATCAGAAGCTTCTTATTTCTGCCATCAAACAAGCTTGCTCCATTAAG AGGTTCATTCCATCAGAATTCGGATTAGACCCAGATAAGGTTCAAATATCAGACATGGACTACAACTTCTATTCACAGAAAGCTGAAATTAGACGTCTTGTGGAAGCTGAAGGCATTCCCTACACTTACATTTCATGCAACTACTTTATGAGCTTTTTACTTCCTTCGCTTGTTCAACCTGACCTAGAGACTCCTCCAAGGGACAATGTTACCATATTTGGTAATGGAAATACTAAAG GTGTATTCGTTAAGGAAAGTGATGTTGCTACCTTCACAATCAGTTCAGTGGATGATCCACGCACATTGAATAAGGTGTTGTATTTGAGGCCCCCTGGAAATGTACACTCCATGAATGAGCTGGTTGCGATTTGGGAGACTAAAATTGGGAAGAAGCTCAAGAAGATATATGTACCAGAAGAAGAGCTTCTTAGGAAAATTAAAG AGGTCCCATATCCTGACAAcatgaaaatgattttcataTATTCTACTTTCGTAAAGGGTGATCATACATACTTTGATATCGAGTCATCTGGCGGTGTTGATGGGACAAAACTGTATCCACAGCTGAAATACACTACGATCAGTGAATTTTTAGACACCCAATT GATCGGAGCGGGGACGAGAAATGTGAGCACCTCTTCAGTATAG
- the LOC121256210 gene encoding probable pinoresinol-lariciresinol reductase 3 isoform X3, protein MGKSRILIIGATGKLGYNLAKASLEFSHPTFALVRDSAFSDPLKFHKLEFLSNAGATLLKGSLQDEASLVEAIKQVDVVICAISSKQVLDQKLLISAIKQACSIKRFIPSEFGLDPDKVQISDMDYNFYSQKAEIRRLVEAEGIPYTYISCNYFMSFLLPSLVQPDLETPPRDNVTIFGNGNTKGVFVKESDVATFTISSVDDPRTLNKVLYLRPPGNVHSMNELVAIWETKIGKKLKKIYVPEEELLRKIKEVPYPDNMKMIFIYSTFVKGDHTYFDIESSGGVDGTKLYPQLKYTTISEFLDTQL, encoded by the exons atggggaagAGCAGAATACTTATAATCGGAGCGACAGGAAAGCTTGGCTACAATTTGGCCAAAGCCAGCCTTGAATTCTCTCACCCAACATTTGCTCTCGTAAGAGACTCTGCCTTCTCTGACCCCCTCAAATTTCACAAGCTCGAGTTCCTCTCCAATGCCGGAGCCACACTCCTCAAG gGCTCGCTGCAAGATGAAGCGAGCCTCGTGGAGGCGATAAAGCAAGTGGATGTGGTCATTTGTGCTATTTCTTCTAAACAAGTTCTCGATCAGAAGCTTCTTATTTCTGCCATCAAACAAGCTTGCTCCATTAAG AGGTTCATTCCATCAGAATTCGGATTAGACCCAGATAAGGTTCAAATATCAGACATGGACTACAACTTCTATTCACAGAAAGCTGAAATTAGACGTCTTGTGGAAGCTGAAGGCATTCCCTACACTTACATTTCATGCAACTACTTTATGAGCTTTTTACTTCCTTCGCTTGTTCAACCTGACCTAGAGACTCCTCCAAGGGACAATGTTACCATATTTGGTAATGGAAATACTAAAG GTGTATTCGTTAAGGAAAGTGATGTTGCTACCTTCACAATCAGTTCAGTGGATGATCCACGCACATTGAATAAGGTGTTGTATTTGAGGCCCCCTGGAAATGTACACTCCATGAATGAGCTGGTTGCGATTTGGGAGACTAAAATTGGGAAGAAGCTCAAGAAGATATATGTACCAGAAGAAGAGCTTCTTAGGAAAATTAAAG AGGTCCCATATCCTGACAAcatgaaaatgattttcataTATTCTACTTTCGTAAAGGGTGATCATACATACTTTGATATCGAGTCATCTGGCGGTGTTGATGGGACAAAACTGTATCCACAGCTGAAATACACTACGATCAGTGAATTTTTAGACACCCAATTGTAA
- the LOC121256210 gene encoding probable pinoresinol-lariciresinol reductase 3 isoform X2, with protein MGKSRILIIGATGKLGYNLAKASLEFSHPTFALVRDSAFSDPLKFHKLEFLSNAGATLLKGSLQDEASLVEAIKQVDVVICAISSKQVLDQKLLISAIKQACSIKRFIPSEFGLDPDKVQISDMDYNFYSQKAEIRRLVEAEGIPYTYISCNYFMSFLLPSLVQPDLETPPRDNVTIFGNGNTKGVFVKESDVATFTISSVDDPRTLNKVLYLRPPGNVHSMNELVAIWETKIGKKLKKIYVPEEELLRKIKEVPYPDNMKMIFIYSTFVKGDHTYFDIESSGGVDGTKLYPQLKYTTISEFLDTQLFYNGS; from the exons atggggaagAGCAGAATACTTATAATCGGAGCGACAGGAAAGCTTGGCTACAATTTGGCCAAAGCCAGCCTTGAATTCTCTCACCCAACATTTGCTCTCGTAAGAGACTCTGCCTTCTCTGACCCCCTCAAATTTCACAAGCTCGAGTTCCTCTCCAATGCCGGAGCCACACTCCTCAAG gGCTCGCTGCAAGATGAAGCGAGCCTCGTGGAGGCGATAAAGCAAGTGGATGTGGTCATTTGTGCTATTTCTTCTAAACAAGTTCTCGATCAGAAGCTTCTTATTTCTGCCATCAAACAAGCTTGCTCCATTAAG AGGTTCATTCCATCAGAATTCGGATTAGACCCAGATAAGGTTCAAATATCAGACATGGACTACAACTTCTATTCACAGAAAGCTGAAATTAGACGTCTTGTGGAAGCTGAAGGCATTCCCTACACTTACATTTCATGCAACTACTTTATGAGCTTTTTACTTCCTTCGCTTGTTCAACCTGACCTAGAGACTCCTCCAAGGGACAATGTTACCATATTTGGTAATGGAAATACTAAAG GTGTATTCGTTAAGGAAAGTGATGTTGCTACCTTCACAATCAGTTCAGTGGATGATCCACGCACATTGAATAAGGTGTTGTATTTGAGGCCCCCTGGAAATGTACACTCCATGAATGAGCTGGTTGCGATTTGGGAGACTAAAATTGGGAAGAAGCTCAAGAAGATATATGTACCAGAAGAAGAGCTTCTTAGGAAAATTAAAG AGGTCCCATATCCTGACAAcatgaaaatgattttcataTATTCTACTTTCGTAAAGGGTGATCATACATACTTTGATATCGAGTCATCTGGCGGTGTTGATGGGACAAAACTGTATCCACAGCTGAAATACACTACGATCAGTGAATTTTTAGACACCCAATT GTTTTACAATGGTAGCTAA
- the LOC121256210 gene encoding probable pinoresinol-lariciresinol reductase 3 isoform X6, whose translation MGKSRILIIGATGKLGYNLAKASLEFSHPTFALVRDSAFSDPLKFHKLEFLSNAGATLLKGSLQDEASLVEAIKQVDVVICAISSKQVLDQKLLISAIKQACSIKRFIPSEFGLDPDKVQISDMDYNFYSQKAEIRRLVEAEGIPYTYISCNYFMSFLLPSLVQPDLETPPRDNVTIFGNGNTKGVFVKESDVATFTISSVDDPRTLNKVLYLRPPGNVHSMNELVAIWETKIGKKLKKIYVPEEELLRKIKG comes from the exons atggggaagAGCAGAATACTTATAATCGGAGCGACAGGAAAGCTTGGCTACAATTTGGCCAAAGCCAGCCTTGAATTCTCTCACCCAACATTTGCTCTCGTAAGAGACTCTGCCTTCTCTGACCCCCTCAAATTTCACAAGCTCGAGTTCCTCTCCAATGCCGGAGCCACACTCCTCAAG gGCTCGCTGCAAGATGAAGCGAGCCTCGTGGAGGCGATAAAGCAAGTGGATGTGGTCATTTGTGCTATTTCTTCTAAACAAGTTCTCGATCAGAAGCTTCTTATTTCTGCCATCAAACAAGCTTGCTCCATTAAG AGGTTCATTCCATCAGAATTCGGATTAGACCCAGATAAGGTTCAAATATCAGACATGGACTACAACTTCTATTCACAGAAAGCTGAAATTAGACGTCTTGTGGAAGCTGAAGGCATTCCCTACACTTACATTTCATGCAACTACTTTATGAGCTTTTTACTTCCTTCGCTTGTTCAACCTGACCTAGAGACTCCTCCAAGGGACAATGTTACCATATTTGGTAATGGAAATACTAAAG GTGTATTCGTTAAGGAAAGTGATGTTGCTACCTTCACAATCAGTTCAGTGGATGATCCACGCACATTGAATAAGGTGTTGTATTTGAGGCCCCCTGGAAATGTACACTCCATGAATGAGCTGGTTGCGATTTGGGAGACTAAAATTGGGAAGAAGCTCAAGAAGATATATGTACCAGAAGAAGAGCTTCTTAGGAAAATTAAAG GGTGA
- the LOC121256210 gene encoding probable pinoresinol-lariciresinol reductase 3 isoform X5, with the protein MGKSRILIIGATGKLGYNLAKASLEFSHPTFALVRDSAFSDPLKFHKLEFLSNAGATLLKGSLQDEASLVEAIKQVDVVICAISSKQVLDQKLLISAIKQACSIKRFIPSEFGLDPDKVQISDMDYNFYSQKAEIRRLVEAEGIPYTYISCNYFMSFLLPSLVQPDLETPPRDNVTIFGNGNTKGVFVKESDVATFTISSVDDPRTLNKVLYLRPPGNVHSMNELVAIWETKIGKKLKKIYVPEEELLRKIKGSERGREM; encoded by the exons atggggaagAGCAGAATACTTATAATCGGAGCGACAGGAAAGCTTGGCTACAATTTGGCCAAAGCCAGCCTTGAATTCTCTCACCCAACATTTGCTCTCGTAAGAGACTCTGCCTTCTCTGACCCCCTCAAATTTCACAAGCTCGAGTTCCTCTCCAATGCCGGAGCCACACTCCTCAAG gGCTCGCTGCAAGATGAAGCGAGCCTCGTGGAGGCGATAAAGCAAGTGGATGTGGTCATTTGTGCTATTTCTTCTAAACAAGTTCTCGATCAGAAGCTTCTTATTTCTGCCATCAAACAAGCTTGCTCCATTAAG AGGTTCATTCCATCAGAATTCGGATTAGACCCAGATAAGGTTCAAATATCAGACATGGACTACAACTTCTATTCACAGAAAGCTGAAATTAGACGTCTTGTGGAAGCTGAAGGCATTCCCTACACTTACATTTCATGCAACTACTTTATGAGCTTTTTACTTCCTTCGCTTGTTCAACCTGACCTAGAGACTCCTCCAAGGGACAATGTTACCATATTTGGTAATGGAAATACTAAAG GTGTATTCGTTAAGGAAAGTGATGTTGCTACCTTCACAATCAGTTCAGTGGATGATCCACGCACATTGAATAAGGTGTTGTATTTGAGGCCCCCTGGAAATGTACACTCCATGAATGAGCTGGTTGCGATTTGGGAGACTAAAATTGGGAAGAAGCTCAAGAAGATATATGTACCAGAAGAAGAGCTTCTTAGGAAAATTAAAG GATCGGAGCGGGGACGAGAAATGTGA
- the LOC121256210 gene encoding probable pinoresinol-lariciresinol reductase 3 isoform X4: MGKSRILIIGATGKLGYNLAKASLEFSHPTFALVRDSAFSDPLKFHKLEFLSNAGATLLKGSLQDEASLVEAIKQVDVVICAISSKQVLDQKLLISAIKQACSIKRFIPSEFGLDPDKVQISDMDYNFYSQKAEIRRLVEAEGIPYTYISCNYFMSFLLPSLVQPDLETPPRDNVTIFGNGNTKGVFVKESDVATFTISSVDDPRTLNKVLYLRPPGNVHSMNELVAIWETKIGKKLKKIYVPEEELLRKIKGFTMVAKSKILFIGGT, from the exons atggggaagAGCAGAATACTTATAATCGGAGCGACAGGAAAGCTTGGCTACAATTTGGCCAAAGCCAGCCTTGAATTCTCTCACCCAACATTTGCTCTCGTAAGAGACTCTGCCTTCTCTGACCCCCTCAAATTTCACAAGCTCGAGTTCCTCTCCAATGCCGGAGCCACACTCCTCAAG gGCTCGCTGCAAGATGAAGCGAGCCTCGTGGAGGCGATAAAGCAAGTGGATGTGGTCATTTGTGCTATTTCTTCTAAACAAGTTCTCGATCAGAAGCTTCTTATTTCTGCCATCAAACAAGCTTGCTCCATTAAG AGGTTCATTCCATCAGAATTCGGATTAGACCCAGATAAGGTTCAAATATCAGACATGGACTACAACTTCTATTCACAGAAAGCTGAAATTAGACGTCTTGTGGAAGCTGAAGGCATTCCCTACACTTACATTTCATGCAACTACTTTATGAGCTTTTTACTTCCTTCGCTTGTTCAACCTGACCTAGAGACTCCTCCAAGGGACAATGTTACCATATTTGGTAATGGAAATACTAAAG GTGTATTCGTTAAGGAAAGTGATGTTGCTACCTTCACAATCAGTTCAGTGGATGATCCACGCACATTGAATAAGGTGTTGTATTTGAGGCCCCCTGGAAATGTACACTCCATGAATGAGCTGGTTGCGATTTGGGAGACTAAAATTGGGAAGAAGCTCAAGAAGATATATGTACCAGAAGAAGAGCTTCTTAGGAAAATTAAAG GTTTTACAATGGTAGCTAAAAGCAAGATCCTGTTCATTGGAGGAACATGA